One window of the Anaeromyxobacter dehalogenans 2CP-C genome contains the following:
- a CDS encoding YbgA family protein, producing MAARPKLRIGVSSCLLGQQVRYDGQHKRDAFLTDVLGPFVEWVPVCPELELGLGVPREPIRLVGRSAAPSLVAERSGLDHTEAMRRFAERRVAELAREDLSGYVTKKDSPSCGMERVRVHPPKGGPPRREGVGAFARVLMEAFPLLPVEEEGRLNDPVLREGFVERVFAYARWKEAVAAGMTRGALVAFHTAHKLTLLAHSPAAYRALGARVGGLRKGTIRAEVEAYGAGLMAALKVPATRGRHVNVLQHAAGYLRDRLPAADRKELEESIADFGRGLVPRIVPLTLLRHHVRSQGLEYLAGQVYLDPDPKELMLRNHA from the coding sequence ATGGCGGCCCGCCCGAAGCTCCGCATCGGCGTCTCGTCCTGCCTGCTCGGCCAGCAGGTCCGCTACGACGGCCAGCACAAGCGCGACGCGTTCCTCACGGACGTGCTGGGGCCGTTCGTCGAATGGGTGCCGGTGTGCCCGGAGCTGGAGCTGGGCCTGGGGGTGCCGCGCGAGCCCATCCGCCTGGTGGGCCGGTCCGCGGCCCCGTCGCTGGTGGCCGAGCGGAGCGGGCTGGACCACACCGAGGCCATGCGCCGCTTCGCGGAGCGGCGCGTGGCGGAGCTCGCCCGCGAGGACCTCTCCGGCTACGTGACGAAGAAGGACTCGCCGTCCTGCGGCATGGAGCGCGTGCGCGTCCACCCGCCGAAGGGCGGTCCGCCGCGGCGCGAGGGGGTGGGCGCGTTCGCGCGCGTGCTGATGGAGGCGTTCCCGCTCCTGCCGGTGGAGGAGGAGGGGCGGCTGAACGACCCGGTGCTGCGCGAGGGGTTCGTGGAGCGCGTGTTCGCGTACGCGCGCTGGAAGGAGGCCGTGGCCGCCGGCATGACCCGCGGCGCGCTGGTGGCGTTCCACACTGCGCACAAGCTGACGCTGCTCGCGCACAGCCCCGCCGCGTACCGGGCGCTGGGCGCGCGGGTGGGCGGCCTGCGCAAGGGGACGATCCGCGCCGAGGTCGAGGCGTACGGCGCCGGCCTCATGGCGGCGCTGAAGGTGCCCGCCACCCGCGGCCGCCACGTGAACGTGCTGCAGCACGCGGCCGGCTACCTCCGCGACCGGCTCCCCGCGGCGGACCGCAAGGAGCTGGAGGAGAGCATCGCCGACTTCGGGCGCGGGCTGGTGCCGCGCATCGTGCCGCTCACGCTGCTCCGGCACCACGTGCGCAGCCAGGGCCTGGAGTACCTCGCCGGCCAGGTGTACCTCGACCCCGATCCCAAGGAGCTGATGCTCCGGAACCACGCGTGA
- a CDS encoding DUF4870 family protein, translating into MEPTAPAPTPAATRNTESTAKIVYVLYLLSFAAGITTLIGVVMAYVNEGDAPEGLRTHYRFQIRTFWIGLLYAVVGGLLTIVGIGALILLFVAVWLVIRCVKGLKWLDQRQPVPNPATWLW; encoded by the coding sequence ATGGAACCGACCGCGCCCGCCCCGACGCCCGCCGCCACCCGCAACACCGAGTCCACCGCCAAGATCGTCTACGTGCTGTACCTCCTGTCGTTCGCGGCGGGCATCACCACGCTCATCGGCGTGGTGATGGCGTACGTCAACGAGGGCGACGCGCCCGAAGGGCTGCGCACGCACTACCGGTTCCAGATCCGGACGTTCTGGATCGGCCTGCTCTACGCCGTGGTGGGGGGCTTGCTCACGATCGTGGGGATCGGCGCGCTCATCCTGCTGTTCGTGGCGGTCTGGCTGGTGATCCGCTGCGTCAAGGGCCTGAAGTGGCTGGACCAGCGCCAGCCCGTGCCGAACCCGGCCACCTGGCTCTGGTGA
- a CDS encoding YihY/virulence factor BrkB family protein, which translates to MRLPGNGMSWKEFGKGLYQELGHDNVTDLAATVTYYGVLALFPFLLFLVALASVVITPAQAQALVHQLAQVAPGEVTKIVGDRIQQLGAQQNVTLLGFGALGALWAASGATLALMRSLNTAYDVKESRPFWKVRAIALLMTVVAGVLALAGAVAAVATEPIANAIGGSAGAAILWLRLPFAALVMMSLWALLYYVLPDVEQQFKFITPGSVFGVVLWVLASWGFGKYVANFGHYDKTYGSIAGVIVLLFWMWISSLVLLVGAEINALIEHRSPEGKREGAKSMQDTGIGPVARASAPDGPARVAPAPLRAPPRRRRVGGLTALVAGLAAGILIGRREA; encoded by the coding sequence ATGCGGCTGCCCGGCAACGGCATGAGCTGGAAGGAGTTCGGCAAGGGGCTCTACCAGGAGCTCGGCCACGACAACGTCACCGACCTGGCCGCCACGGTCACCTACTACGGCGTGCTGGCGCTGTTCCCGTTCCTGCTGTTCCTGGTGGCGCTCGCGAGCGTGGTGATCACCCCGGCCCAGGCGCAGGCGCTGGTGCACCAGCTCGCGCAGGTGGCGCCGGGCGAGGTCACGAAGATCGTCGGGGATCGCATCCAGCAGCTGGGCGCGCAGCAGAACGTCACGCTGCTCGGCTTCGGCGCGCTCGGCGCGCTCTGGGCCGCCTCGGGGGCCACGCTCGCGCTCATGCGCTCCCTGAACACCGCCTACGACGTCAAGGAGTCGCGGCCGTTCTGGAAGGTGCGGGCCATCGCGCTGCTCATGACCGTGGTGGCGGGGGTGCTCGCGCTGGCGGGCGCGGTCGCCGCCGTGGCCACCGAGCCGATCGCGAACGCCATCGGCGGGAGCGCGGGGGCGGCCATCCTCTGGCTTCGCCTCCCGTTCGCGGCGCTGGTCATGATGTCCCTGTGGGCCCTGCTCTACTACGTGCTGCCCGACGTGGAGCAGCAGTTCAAGTTCATCACCCCTGGCTCGGTGTTCGGGGTGGTGCTCTGGGTGCTCGCCTCGTGGGGGTTCGGCAAGTACGTCGCGAACTTCGGCCACTACGACAAGACCTACGGCTCGATCGCCGGCGTCATCGTGCTGCTGTTCTGGATGTGGATCTCCTCCCTGGTCCTGCTGGTGGGGGCGGAGATCAACGCGCTCATCGAGCACCGCTCGCCCGAGGGGAAGCGCGAGGGCGCGAAGTCCATGCAGGACACCGGGATCGGCCCGGTGGCGCGCGCCTCCGCGCCCGACGGGCCGGCCCGGGTCGCCCCGGCCCCCTTGCGCGCACCGCCCAGGCGGCGCCGGGTGGGGGGCCTGACCGCCCTGGTCGCCGGCCTGGCCGCGGGGATCCTGATCGGCCGCCGGGAGGCGTGA
- a CDS encoding Hsp70 family protein — MPGPRHVVGIDLGTVNSALASVDLAREGDLAEAVEALTIPQLVRPGEVEARRLLPSSAYLPGPELPPAATRLPWGERAIVVGELAREQGARVPGRLVASAKSWLANPRADRTAPILPWGAPEGVPRLSPVAASALYLGHLRDAWEAAHPGAPLAEQDLTLAVPASFDAAARELTLAAAREAGLPRAALVEEPQAAFHDWASRHRADLGAALGLPGGEGAALVLVVDVGGGTTDLTLVRAEVRDGRPALTRIAVGDHLLLGGDNVDLALARAVEGRLGGRLEPARFGALVQACRLAKERLLAAGGPERVPVAVAGPGSRLVAGAVSAELSREEVRALVLDGFFPSVAPGDRPRRAPRTAGLAELGLPYEPDPAVTRHVAAFLALHAAEAGAAAGGQARPDAVLLNGGTFAAPEVRARLAEAVSALFPGAPPVRALASPALDLAVARGAALSALARRGVGLRIGGGTPRAFYVGIAAPEGERALCVVPRHAEEGTRVAVPRTFRLALGRPVRFALLASSAPRLEGPGDVVEPGEDLVPLPPVETVLSAPGQGDAEVPVRLEAVLTEIGTLELWCAATDRDARWRLEFSLRAAAGAAEAGGPDRPAETSAVPRRLEEARALVELFFGKKAAVERKEVKGLFRALEKVLGPRDGWSTPVVRDLWAALHAGRGRRRRSADHERAWLQLTGFCLRPGFGAPLDAWRAAETWKAFGEGLQYQGDARAWAAWWITWRRIAGGLDAGAQRRLLETVRPFLRPRDPRRPPPKVAGVRPMAEDEMVRLAGSLERVDPAEKEELGGWLLARAEAEGPAPHLLWALGRLGARVPFHASVHQVVPPAAAEAWIDRLLAAAPPREVAFALAQLARRSGDRARDVGDAARARALAALAAAGVPDEQARLVREVVEASAEVEQRIFGESLPAGLRLAGDEEG, encoded by the coding sequence ATGCCCGGCCCGCGCCACGTCGTCGGCATCGATCTCGGCACGGTCAACTCCGCGCTCGCCTCGGTGGACCTCGCGCGCGAGGGCGATCTCGCCGAGGCCGTCGAGGCGCTCACGATCCCGCAGCTGGTCCGGCCGGGCGAGGTCGAGGCGCGGCGGTTGCTGCCCTCCTCGGCGTACCTGCCCGGCCCGGAGCTGCCGCCAGCCGCCACCCGGCTGCCCTGGGGCGAGCGCGCCATCGTGGTGGGCGAGCTGGCGCGCGAGCAGGGCGCCCGGGTGCCGGGGCGGCTGGTGGCCTCGGCGAAGAGCTGGCTCGCGAACCCGCGCGCCGACCGCACCGCGCCGATCCTGCCCTGGGGCGCGCCGGAGGGCGTGCCGCGGCTCTCGCCGGTGGCCGCGTCGGCGCTGTACCTCGGCCACCTGCGCGACGCCTGGGAGGCCGCCCACCCCGGCGCCCCGCTGGCCGAGCAGGACCTGACGCTGGCGGTGCCCGCGTCGTTCGACGCCGCCGCGCGCGAGCTCACGCTCGCGGCGGCGCGCGAGGCCGGGCTGCCGCGCGCGGCGCTGGTGGAGGAGCCGCAGGCCGCGTTCCACGACTGGGCCTCGCGCCACCGCGCCGACCTGGGCGCGGCGCTGGGCCTCCCGGGCGGCGAGGGCGCCGCGCTGGTGCTGGTGGTGGACGTGGGCGGCGGGACGACCGATCTCACGCTGGTGCGCGCCGAGGTGCGCGACGGGCGGCCCGCGCTCACCCGCATCGCGGTGGGCGACCACCTGCTGCTCGGCGGCGACAACGTGGACCTGGCGCTGGCGCGCGCGGTGGAGGGACGGCTGGGCGGCCGGCTGGAGCCGGCGCGCTTCGGCGCGCTGGTGCAGGCCTGCCGGCTCGCGAAGGAGCGGCTGCTCGCGGCCGGCGGCCCGGAGCGCGTCCCGGTGGCGGTGGCCGGGCCGGGGAGCCGCCTGGTCGCGGGCGCGGTGTCGGCGGAGCTGTCGCGCGAGGAGGTCCGGGCGCTGGTGCTGGACGGCTTCTTCCCGAGCGTGGCCCCGGGGGATCGCCCGCGGCGCGCGCCGCGCACCGCCGGGCTGGCGGAGCTGGGGCTGCCCTACGAGCCGGACCCCGCGGTCACCCGCCACGTGGCCGCGTTCCTGGCCCTGCACGCGGCCGAGGCGGGCGCCGCCGCGGGCGGGCAGGCGCGGCCGGACGCGGTGCTCCTCAACGGCGGCACCTTCGCCGCGCCGGAGGTGCGCGCGCGGCTCGCCGAGGCGGTGTCCGCGCTGTTCCCCGGCGCGCCCCCGGTGCGCGCGCTCGCGAGCCCCGCGCTCGACCTCGCCGTGGCGCGCGGCGCGGCGCTCTCGGCCCTGGCGCGGCGCGGCGTGGGCCTGCGCATCGGCGGCGGCACCCCGCGGGCGTTCTACGTCGGCATCGCCGCGCCCGAGGGCGAGCGGGCGCTCTGCGTGGTGCCGCGGCACGCCGAGGAGGGCACGCGCGTCGCCGTGCCGCGCACCTTCCGGCTGGCGCTGGGGCGGCCGGTCCGGTTCGCGCTGCTCGCGTCCTCGGCGCCGCGGCTGGAGGGGCCCGGCGACGTGGTGGAGCCGGGCGAGGACCTGGTGCCGCTGCCGCCCGTCGAGACCGTCCTCTCGGCGCCAGGCCAGGGCGACGCCGAGGTGCCGGTGCGCCTCGAGGCGGTGCTGACCGAGATCGGGACGCTCGAGCTCTGGTGCGCCGCCACCGACCGCGACGCGCGCTGGCGCCTCGAGTTCTCGCTGCGGGCGGCGGCGGGCGCCGCCGAGGCGGGCGGGCCGGACCGCCCTGCCGAGACGTCCGCCGTGCCGCGCCGGCTGGAGGAGGCGCGCGCGCTCGTCGAGCTGTTCTTCGGCAAGAAGGCGGCGGTGGAGCGCAAGGAGGTGAAGGGCCTCTTCCGCGCGCTGGAGAAGGTGCTCGGCCCGCGCGACGGCTGGTCCACCCCGGTCGTGCGAGACCTGTGGGCGGCGCTGCACGCCGGGCGCGGGCGGCGGCGCCGCAGCGCCGACCACGAGCGCGCCTGGCTCCAGCTCACCGGCTTCTGCCTGCGCCCCGGCTTCGGCGCGCCGCTCGACGCCTGGCGGGCCGCGGAGACGTGGAAGGCGTTCGGGGAGGGGCTGCAGTACCAGGGCGACGCGCGCGCGTGGGCGGCGTGGTGGATCACCTGGCGGCGCATCGCCGGCGGCCTCGACGCCGGCGCGCAGCGACGGCTGCTCGAGACGGTGCGCCCGTTCCTCCGGCCGCGCGACCCGCGCCGCCCGCCGCCGAAGGTGGCCGGGGTCCGGCCCATGGCGGAGGACGAGATGGTCCGGCTCGCCGGCAGCCTGGAGCGGGTCGATCCGGCCGAGAAGGAGGAGCTCGGCGGGTGGCTGCTCGCGCGCGCCGAGGCGGAGGGGCCGGCGCCGCACCTGCTCTGGGCGCTGGGCCGGCTGGGCGCGCGCGTCCCGTTCCACGCCAGCGTGCACCAGGTGGTCCCGCCCGCCGCCGCCGAGGCCTGGATCGACCGGCTGCTCGCGGCCGCGCCGCCGCGCGAGGTCGCGTTCGCGCTCGCCCAGCTGGCGCGCCGCAGCGGCGATCGCGCCCGCGACGTGGGCGACGCCGCGCGCGCGCGGGCGCTGGCCGCGCTCGCGGCGGCCGGGGTCCCGGACGAGCAGGCGCGGCTGGTGCGGGAGGTGGTGGAGGCGAGCGCCGAGGTGGAGCAGCGCATCTTCGGCGAGAGCCTGCCGGCCGGGCTCCGCCTGGCCGGCGACGAGGAGGGATGA
- a CDS encoding Hsp70 family protein, which translates to MADAPLAVGIDLGTTNCAIAWCAVEAGPGPDGGRAEPLAVPQLVRPGEVEARPLLPSFLYLPHPAELPPGAAALPWAQGGAADAGAEIVGELARDLGAQTPIRLVSSAKSWLSHPTLDRRAATLPAAAPPEVPRVSPVEAAARYLAHLRAAWDREVAAGDPARALAAQRVTLTVPASFDAVARELTVEAARLAGLPQVVLLEEPQAALYAWVEAMGEGWRKAVRPGDLVLVVDVGGGTTDLSLVAVVDRGGDLGLERVAVGDHILLGGDNMDLALAHALAGSLEREGRTLDRWQLLALGHSARRAKEAMFADPSLEELPVAIPGRGSSLVGGALRTALRRAELEAVLTDGFFPRVDAAARPQAPRRAALTTLGLPYAADPGITRHLAAFLARHRAALGSGGHAEVPLAGGAFLHPTAVLFNGGVMKAAPLAARVVEVLAGWLAGEGAPPPRVLPAADLDLAVARGAAVYGRVRAGHGIRIRGGTSRAYYVGVEASMPAVPGVAPPLRAVCLAPMGMEEGTRAELPGEPLGLIVGEPVDFRLFSSSVRREDRPGDVVEDAGSLEEGPPVTATIAAGTRPAGEVVPVRLHAHVTEIGTLELECVGPDERWSLEWNLRQAPGAGGEQAPAAPPA; encoded by the coding sequence ATGGCGGACGCGCCGCTCGCGGTCGGGATCGACCTCGGCACCACCAACTGCGCCATCGCGTGGTGCGCGGTGGAGGCCGGCCCGGGGCCGGACGGCGGGCGCGCGGAGCCGCTCGCGGTCCCGCAGCTCGTCCGGCCGGGCGAGGTGGAGGCGCGCCCGCTCCTCCCGTCGTTCCTGTACCTCCCGCACCCGGCCGAGCTGCCGCCCGGCGCGGCCGCCCTGCCGTGGGCGCAGGGCGGGGCGGCGGACGCGGGGGCGGAGATCGTGGGCGAGCTGGCGCGCGACCTGGGCGCGCAGACGCCCATCCGCCTGGTGTCGTCCGCGAAGAGCTGGCTCTCGCACCCCACGCTCGACCGGCGGGCCGCGACGCTCCCGGCGGCCGCCCCGCCGGAGGTCCCGCGCGTCTCGCCGGTGGAGGCCGCCGCGCGCTACCTCGCGCACCTGCGCGCGGCCTGGGATCGCGAGGTGGCCGCCGGCGATCCCGCCCGCGCGCTCGCGGCGCAGCGGGTCACGCTGACCGTCCCGGCCTCGTTCGATGCGGTGGCGCGCGAGCTGACGGTCGAGGCGGCGCGCCTCGCCGGCCTCCCGCAGGTGGTGCTGCTGGAGGAGCCGCAGGCCGCGCTCTACGCCTGGGTGGAGGCGATGGGCGAGGGGTGGCGGAAGGCGGTCCGCCCCGGCGACCTGGTGCTGGTGGTGGACGTGGGCGGCGGCACCACCGACCTCTCGCTGGTCGCGGTGGTGGACCGCGGCGGCGACCTGGGCCTCGAGCGCGTCGCGGTGGGCGACCACATCCTGCTCGGCGGCGACAACATGGACCTCGCGCTCGCGCACGCGCTCGCCGGCAGCCTCGAGCGCGAGGGGCGCACGCTGGATCGCTGGCAGCTGCTCGCGCTCGGGCACTCCGCCCGGCGCGCCAAGGAGGCCATGTTCGCGGATCCGTCGCTCGAGGAGCTGCCGGTGGCCATCCCCGGGCGCGGGTCGTCGCTGGTGGGCGGCGCGCTGCGCACCGCGCTCCGCCGCGCCGAGCTGGAGGCGGTGCTCACCGACGGCTTCTTCCCCCGCGTGGACGCGGCCGCCCGGCCGCAGGCGCCGCGCCGCGCCGCGCTCACCACGCTCGGCCTGCCGTACGCCGCGGACCCGGGCATCACCCGCCACCTCGCAGCGTTCCTCGCCCGCCACCGCGCCGCGCTGGGCTCGGGCGGCCACGCCGAGGTCCCGCTGGCGGGCGGCGCGTTCCTCCACCCCACCGCGGTGCTCTTCAACGGCGGCGTCATGAAGGCGGCGCCGCTCGCCGCGCGCGTGGTGGAGGTGCTGGCGGGCTGGCTCGCCGGCGAGGGCGCGCCGCCCCCTCGCGTGCTCCCGGCCGCCGATCTCGACCTGGCGGTGGCGCGCGGCGCGGCGGTGTACGGCCGCGTCCGCGCCGGCCACGGGATCCGGATCCGCGGCGGCACCTCGCGCGCGTACTACGTGGGCGTGGAGGCGTCGATGCCGGCGGTGCCGGGCGTCGCGCCGCCGCTCCGGGCGGTGTGCCTCGCGCCCATGGGCATGGAGGAGGGCACGCGCGCGGAGCTGCCGGGCGAGCCGCTCGGGCTCATCGTGGGCGAGCCGGTGGACTTCCGCCTGTTCAGCTCCTCGGTGCGGCGCGAGGACCGGCCCGGCGACGTGGTGGAGGACGCCGGGTCGCTGGAGGAGGGGCCGCCGGTGACCGCGACCATCGCGGCCGGCACCCGCCCGGCGGGCGAGGTGGTGCCGGTGCGGCTGCACGCGCACGTCACCGAGATCGGCACGCTGGAGCTGGAGTGCGTCGGCCCCGACGAGCGGTGGTCGCTGGAGTGGAACCTGCGCCAGGCGCCGGGCGCCGGCGGCGAGCAGGCGCCGGCGGCCCCGCCCGCCTGA
- a CDS encoding DUF2760 domain-containing protein, whose amino-acid sequence MSDPLELTPVQRLVLAFWALFAVLFRPDVARAVHMLRVTQGAQGLPPPPAGPEPWHAAPPPVAAPPAPMPTPPERAPAPPPAAAAPPSTRTPAAEPAKAGPTGPIPPAAAPTPAPAKPAAAERPAPEKPAPAAVRAPEPPRADPRAPALQLLAALQREGRLVDFLEEDLTGFPDASIGAAARTVHAGCKRAIEAMFQLEPVFREAEGARVTVAPGFDAGAIRLSGNVVGQPPFQGALRHHGWRAREVKLPPPPDGKDLTVVAPAEVEL is encoded by the coding sequence ATGTCCGATCCCCTCGAGCTCACGCCCGTCCAGCGCCTGGTCCTCGCGTTCTGGGCGCTGTTCGCCGTCCTCTTCCGGCCCGACGTGGCCCGCGCCGTCCACATGCTCCGCGTGACGCAGGGTGCGCAGGGGCTGCCGCCCCCGCCCGCCGGTCCGGAGCCGTGGCACGCGGCCCCTCCGCCCGTCGCGGCGCCGCCCGCGCCGATGCCGACGCCGCCGGAGCGAGCCCCCGCGCCGCCGCCCGCGGCCGCGGCGCCTCCGTCCACGCGCACGCCGGCCGCCGAGCCGGCGAAGGCGGGCCCGACCGGCCCCATCCCGCCCGCCGCCGCTCCGACGCCCGCGCCCGCGAAGCCCGCCGCGGCCGAGAGGCCGGCGCCCGAGAAGCCCGCGCCCGCGGCCGTCCGCGCGCCCGAGCCTCCGCGCGCCGACCCGCGCGCCCCGGCGCTCCAGCTCCTCGCCGCGCTCCAGCGCGAGGGGCGGCTGGTGGACTTCCTGGAGGAGGACCTCACCGGCTTCCCCGACGCGTCGATCGGCGCGGCGGCGCGCACCGTTCACGCAGGGTGCAAGCGGGCCATCGAGGCGATGTTCCAGCTCGAGCCGGTGTTCCGCGAGGCGGAGGGCGCGCGGGTCACCGTCGCGCCCGGGTTCGACGCGGGCGCGATCCGCCTGAGCGGCAACGTGGTCGGCCAGCCGCCGTTCCAGGGCGCCCTGCGCCACCACGGCTGGCGCGCGCGCGAGGTGAAGCTGCCGCCGCCGCCGGACGGCAAGGACCTGACCGTCGTGGCGCCGGCCGAGGTCGAGCTGTGA
- a CDS encoding DUF72 domain-containing protein, whose protein sequence is MRLLTGTSGWSYPAWRGTFYPAGLPTAQMLPAYAARLRTVEVNNTFYRMPGPELLAGWRAAVPPGFTFSLKAPQRITHRLKLANADAALAWFLRAAAELGPALGPILFQLPPSIRLDLGLLRDFLSLLPRGGRFAFELRHPSWHADAVRATLADAGAALCITDADEDSTPLAATAAFGYLRLRRTEYGDAALRSALHAIAAQPWTEAYAYFKHEDEARGPAFATRFAELAGELGLGAGIDAGADAR, encoded by the coding sequence GTGCGCCTCCTCACCGGCACGAGCGGCTGGAGCTACCCGGCCTGGCGCGGGACGTTCTACCCGGCGGGCCTCCCCACCGCGCAGATGCTCCCCGCCTACGCGGCGCGGCTGCGGACGGTGGAGGTGAACAACACGTTCTACCGGATGCCCGGCCCCGAGCTGCTCGCCGGGTGGCGCGCGGCGGTCCCGCCCGGCTTCACCTTCTCGCTGAAGGCGCCCCAGCGGATCACCCACCGCCTGAAGCTCGCGAACGCCGACGCCGCGCTCGCCTGGTTCCTCCGCGCGGCGGCGGAGCTCGGCCCGGCCCTCGGTCCGATCCTGTTCCAGCTCCCGCCCTCGATCCGGCTCGACCTCGGCTTGCTGCGGGACTTCCTCTCGCTGCTGCCGCGGGGCGGCCGGTTCGCCTTCGAGCTGCGCCACCCGAGCTGGCACGCCGACGCGGTGCGGGCGACGCTGGCCGACGCCGGGGCCGCGCTGTGCATCACCGACGCGGACGAGGACTCCACCCCGCTCGCCGCGACCGCCGCGTTCGGCTACCTGCGCCTCCGGCGCACCGAGTACGGCGACGCCGCGCTGCGCTCGGCGCTGCACGCCATCGCGGCGCAGCCCTGGACGGAGGCGTACGCGTACTTCAAGCACGAGGACGAGGCGCGCGGGCCGGCGTTCGCGACCCGCTTCGCCGAGCTGGCCGGCGAGCTTGGCCTCGGCGCCGGCATCGACGCCGGCGCCGACGCGCGGTGA
- a CDS encoding aldo/keto reductase: MEQRKLGTQGLSVSAVGLGCMGMSDFYGGADERESVATIHRALELGVTFLDTADMYGPFKNEELVGRAVRGRRDQVVVATKFGNERRADGAFVGINGRPEYVRAACDASLRRLGVDHVDLYYQHRVDPTVPIEDTVGAMAGLVKDGKVRYLGLSEAAPATIRRAHAVHPISALQTEYSLWSRDPEDELLPTLRELGIGFVPYSPLGRGFLTGRFRSPDDLPEGDFRRTSPRFQGENFQRNLDLVDRIREMASAKGVSASQLALAWVLRRGEDVAPIPGTTTRRHLDENVAAASIRLTPEELAAIDQVAPKGAAAGERYPPSGMVRVNL, translated from the coding sequence ATGGAGCAGCGCAAGCTGGGCACGCAGGGGCTCTCGGTCTCGGCCGTGGGGCTGGGCTGCATGGGCATGAGCGACTTCTACGGCGGCGCGGACGAGCGCGAGTCCGTCGCGACCATCCACCGCGCGCTCGAGCTCGGCGTCACCTTCCTCGACACGGCCGACATGTACGGTCCGTTCAAGAACGAGGAGCTGGTGGGGCGGGCCGTCCGGGGCCGCCGCGACCAGGTGGTGGTCGCGACCAAGTTCGGGAACGAGCGCCGCGCCGACGGCGCCTTCGTGGGCATCAACGGGCGGCCCGAGTACGTGCGCGCGGCCTGCGACGCCTCGCTGCGGCGGCTCGGCGTGGACCACGTGGACCTCTACTACCAGCACCGCGTCGATCCCACCGTGCCGATCGAGGACACCGTGGGCGCCATGGCCGGCCTGGTGAAGGACGGCAAGGTCCGCTACCTCGGGCTCTCCGAGGCGGCGCCCGCCACCATCCGCCGCGCGCACGCGGTGCACCCCATCTCCGCGCTCCAGACCGAGTACTCGCTGTGGAGCCGCGACCCGGAGGACGAGCTGCTGCCCACGCTGCGCGAGCTCGGCATCGGCTTCGTGCCGTACAGCCCGCTCGGCCGCGGCTTCCTCACCGGCCGGTTCCGCTCGCCCGACGATCTCCCCGAGGGCGACTTCCGGCGGACCTCGCCGCGCTTCCAGGGCGAGAACTTCCAGCGCAACCTCGACCTGGTGGACCGCATCCGCGAGATGGCGAGCGCGAAGGGCGTCTCGGCGTCGCAGCTCGCGCTGGCCTGGGTCCTCCGGCGGGGAGAGGACGTCGCGCCCATCCCCGGGACCACCACCCGCCGGCACCTCGACGAGAACGTGGCCGCGGCCTCGATCCGGCTCACGCCCGAGGAGCTCGCCGCCATCGACCAGGTGGCGCCGAAGGGCGCGGCCGCTGGCGAGCGCTATCCGCCGTCGGGCATGGTGCGGGTGAACCTCTAG